A stretch of Pirellulales bacterium DNA encodes these proteins:
- a CDS encoding aldehyde dehydrogenase family protein yields MSPVLPDVIPFFLAGESRLSDSQLPVLDKYSGVEIARVAAADAAAIDAGIAAAVEAAGPMRRMAAYERQAVLEHCVRRFGERREELAQLVCAEAGKPIRDSRGEVERLILTFKEAAAEAVRIGGEVLDLDVAPRARGYRGMWKRVPIGPCSFIAPFNFPLNLAAHKIAPAIAAGCPFVLKPASRTPLSALAIGEALAETDLPRGAFSILPCHRDGAESFTTDERLKLLSFTGSPAVGWDLKARAGRKKVVLELGGNAACIVDEDADLDDAVERLVIGAFCQSGQSCIGVQRILIHEAIYDELRDKLVAATERLVAGDPRDEGTFIGPLIDASEAERLERWIASAVAAGGKLLCGGRREGAVLTATLLEDVPPSEPVCAEEAFGPVAVLSRFRDFRDALAEANASRFGLQAGVFTRDIHKAHLAWDELEVGGVVIGDVPSWRVDHMPYGGVKHSGLGREGIRWAIEDMTELRMLVVRDRG; encoded by the coding sequence ATGTCCCCTGTGTTGCCCGACGTGATTCCTTTCTTCTTGGCCGGCGAGTCGCGGCTGAGCGATTCGCAGTTGCCGGTTCTCGACAAGTATTCCGGAGTCGAGATTGCGCGCGTGGCGGCGGCCGACGCGGCGGCGATCGACGCGGGGATTGCGGCGGCCGTTGAAGCGGCCGGGCCGATGCGGCGGATGGCGGCTTACGAGCGGCAGGCCGTGCTCGAGCATTGCGTGCGGCGGTTTGGCGAGCGGCGCGAGGAGCTGGCGCAACTGGTGTGCGCCGAGGCGGGCAAACCGATTCGCGACAGTCGCGGCGAGGTCGAGCGGCTGATCCTCACGTTCAAGGAAGCCGCGGCCGAGGCGGTGCGGATCGGGGGCGAGGTGCTCGATCTGGACGTTGCGCCGCGGGCTCGCGGGTATCGGGGGATGTGGAAGCGCGTGCCGATCGGGCCGTGCTCGTTCATCGCGCCGTTCAACTTTCCGCTGAACTTGGCGGCGCACAAGATCGCGCCGGCGATCGCGGCGGGGTGTCCGTTTGTGCTGAAGCCGGCGAGCCGGACGCCGCTGTCGGCGTTGGCGATTGGCGAAGCGCTGGCCGAGACGGATCTGCCGCGGGGGGCGTTTTCGATTTTGCCCTGCCATCGCGACGGGGCCGAGTCGTTTACGACCGACGAGCGGTTGAAGCTGCTGAGTTTCACCGGCTCGCCCGCGGTCGGGTGGGATCTCAAGGCGCGCGCCGGGCGGAAGAAGGTCGTGCTCGAGCTCGGCGGCAACGCGGCGTGCATCGTCGACGAGGACGCGGACCTGGACGACGCGGTCGAGCGGCTGGTGATCGGCGCGTTCTGCCAGTCGGGGCAAAGCTGCATCGGCGTGCAGCGGATCTTGATTCATGAGGCGATCTACGACGAGTTGCGCGACAAGCTGGTCGCCGCGACCGAGCGGCTGGTTGCGGGGGACCCGCGCGACGAGGGGACCTTCATCGGGCCGTTGATCGACGCCAGCGAGGCGGAGCGGCTCGAACGGTGGATCGCGTCGGCGGTCGCGGCCGGAGGGAAGCTGCTGTGCGGGGGGCGGCGCGAGGGCGCCGTGCTGACCGCGACGCTGTTGGAGGACGTGCCGCCGAGCGAACCGGTGTGCGCCGAGGAGGCGTTCGGTCCGGTCGCCGTGCTGAGTCGGTTCCGTGATTTTCGCGACGCGTTGGCCGAGGCGAACGCGAGCCGGTTCGGGTTGCAAGCGGGCGTGTTCACCCGCGACATCCACAAGGCGCATCTCGCGTGGGACGAGCTCGAGGTCGGGGGCGTGGTGATCGGCGACGTGCCCAGTTGGCGAGTCGACCACATGCCCTACGGCGGGGTGAAGCACAGCGGGCTGGGCCGAGAGGGGATCCGCTGGGCGATCGAGGACATGACCGAGCTGCGGATGTTGGTCGTGCGAGATCGCGGGTAG
- a CDS encoding proprotein convertase P-domain-containing protein, translating into MDNFHALRAAGGRMAGFARSPGGGGTRRVLRFEPLESRVLLAADLGSAWATAAPVVEEAPVDPWYETASRSLAGEVDETDPAPQPSDLELVYAGAAPLEDTFFLHSLPGATKVIYLDFDGHTTSGTQWNTSYNGGAAFTTPAYSFEGDSTFSANELTRIQAIWARVAEDFLPFNVNVTTQDPGVNALRKTSGNDSQYGIRVVIGGSWSDWYGSSAGGVAYVNSFTSSTDTPAFIFSQNLSNGSEKSVAEAIAHEVGHSLGLNHDGTTTGTEYYGGHGSGATGWAPIMGVGYNRQLTQWSKGQYPDANNTQDDLAHMTRSATGVTYRTDDHGGTIASATNVTIADASVSAEGIVERNTDVDFFRFTTADGAVNLNVSPAAIGPNLDILAKLYDSVGTVIAASNPETSLSASFSLTLTAGTYYLSVEGTGKAASGTDYGYSDYGSLGYYKIAGTIALAPVLGSLQGVVWSDDDRDGVRGPGEAGLAGWTVYIDGNDNGTLDVETTEVAYAEGALALVDGGTTVSTVDVAGVAGTIYDLDVTLDVTHGNVSDLYVWLESPAGTTVDLLQLFSGWGPDLDSTHFDDEAPQTIQEGEAPYSATFKPAAPLSAFDGQSADGVWTLRVFDAVGGGSGTLEGWSLSIHASAEAIRQTDAAGEYVFASLVPGTYVVRQVVEEGWEQTAPAGVGVGRIVTVGSGEAVVAQDFGNAVALIVAPSADFNLDHYVDGGDFLAWQRGFGATAAAHADGDANFDGVVDASDLEIWFEQYGETEPPVNGAPASAPAGAIADEGTGAGDSFDDALVDELPVDDDMALEYAVADWTSGAPQTALTALFAGEPEHAAADDDAMSGRFAHSSAEASFSFARGCDERIAPRGGQHAGESWQRLARQTADHDHVWEAEDAAGEAGFGPRLRSGLPTLAAARIAQRHGG; encoded by the coding sequence ATGGACAATTTCCACGCGTTGCGAGCCGCGGGAGGGCGGATGGCGGGGTTTGCGCGCTCTCCGGGAGGCGGCGGGACTCGGCGCGTTCTGCGCTTCGAGCCGCTGGAGAGCCGCGTTCTGCTGGCCGCCGATCTTGGCTCGGCCTGGGCGACCGCGGCGCCGGTCGTCGAAGAGGCGCCGGTCGATCCCTGGTACGAAACGGCCTCGAGGAGTCTTGCCGGCGAGGTCGACGAAACCGATCCCGCGCCGCAGCCCTCGGATCTCGAGCTCGTGTACGCGGGCGCCGCGCCGCTGGAGGACACGTTCTTCCTGCACAGTCTGCCGGGGGCGACGAAGGTCATCTATCTCGACTTCGACGGCCATACCACCAGCGGGACGCAGTGGAACACCTCCTACAACGGCGGAGCGGCGTTCACGACCCCGGCCTACAGCTTCGAGGGAGACAGCACGTTCTCAGCGAACGAGTTGACGCGAATTCAAGCCATTTGGGCCCGAGTCGCCGAGGACTTTCTGCCGTTCAACGTGAACGTGACGACGCAAGACCCGGGAGTCAACGCGCTGCGCAAGACGTCGGGCAACGACTCGCAGTACGGCATTCGGGTGGTCATCGGCGGCAGTTGGTCGGATTGGTACGGCTCGAGCGCCGGCGGGGTCGCATACGTCAATTCCTTCACCAGCAGCACCGACACGCCCGCGTTCATCTTTTCGCAGAACCTGTCGAACGGCAGCGAGAAGTCGGTCGCCGAGGCGATCGCGCACGAGGTCGGCCACTCGTTGGGACTGAATCACGACGGCACGACGACCGGCACTGAGTACTACGGCGGCCACGGGTCGGGGGCCACCGGTTGGGCGCCGATCATGGGGGTGGGCTACAACCGGCAACTCACGCAGTGGAGCAAGGGCCAGTACCCTGACGCTAACAACACTCAGGACGATCTCGCCCACATGACGCGTTCGGCCACCGGGGTGACGTACCGAACGGACGACCACGGCGGGACGATCGCGTCGGCGACCAACGTGACGATCGCCGACGCCAGCGTCTCCGCCGAGGGGATCGTCGAGCGCAACACCGACGTCGACTTCTTTCGCTTTACGACCGCCGACGGGGCGGTGAACCTGAACGTCTCTCCCGCGGCGATCGGGCCCAATCTCGACATTCTTGCGAAGCTGTACGACTCGGTCGGCACGGTGATCGCCGCGAGCAACCCCGAGACGAGTCTCTCGGCGTCGTTCTCGCTGACGTTGACCGCGGGGACATATTACCTGTCGGTCGAGGGGACCGGCAAAGCGGCGTCGGGGACCGATTACGGCTACTCCGACTACGGGAGCCTCGGGTACTACAAGATCGCCGGCACGATCGCCTTGGCGCCCGTGCTGGGCAGCCTCCAGGGAGTCGTCTGGAGCGACGACGACCGAGACGGCGTCCGCGGCCCGGGCGAAGCGGGGCTCGCCGGCTGGACCGTCTACATCGACGGCAACGACAACGGAACGCTCGACGTCGAGACGACCGAGGTCGCTTACGCCGAGGGAGCCCTGGCGCTGGTCGACGGCGGCACGACCGTCTCGACGGTCGACGTCGCGGGGGTCGCGGGGACGATCTACGATCTCGACGTCACGCTCGACGTGACTCATGGAAACGTCTCGGACCTGTACGTCTGGCTCGAGAGCCCGGCGGGGACCACGGTCGATCTGCTCCAGTTGTTCAGCGGCTGGGGACCCGATCTCGATTCGACCCACTTCGACGACGAAGCGCCGCAAACGATTCAAGAAGGCGAGGCCCCCTACTCGGCGACGTTCAAGCCGGCCGCGCCGTTGTCGGCCTTCGACGGCCAAAGCGCCGACGGCGTGTGGACGCTGCGCGTGTTCGACGCCGTCGGGGGAGGGAGCGGGACCTTGGAGGGCTGGTCGCTGTCGATCCATGCCTCCGCCGAAGCGATTCGGCAAACGGACGCCGCGGGCGAGTACGTCTTCGCGTCGCTCGTCCCTGGGACGTACGTCGTTCGGCAAGTCGTCGAGGAAGGGTGGGAACAAACCGCGCCGGCCGGCGTCGGCGTCGGTCGGATCGTGACGGTCGGCTCCGGAGAGGCGGTCGTCGCGCAGGACTTCGGCAACGCGGTGGCGCTGATCGTCGCTCCGTCGGCCGATTTCAATCTCGATCACTACGTCGATGGCGGCGATTTCTTGGCCTGGCAGCGCGGGTTCGGCGCGACGGCGGCTGCCCATGCCGACGGGGACGCGAACTTCGACGGCGTCGTCGACGCGAGCGACCTGGAGATTTGGTTCGAACAATACGGCGAGACGGAACCGCCGGTGAACGGCGCACCCGCATCGGCGCCCGCAGGAGCGATTGCGGACGAGGGGACGGGCGCCGGTGACTCGTTCGACGACGCGCTTGTCGACGAGCTGCCGGTCGACGACGACATGGCTCTGGAGTACGCCGTGGCCGACTGGACGTCCGGGGCGCCGCAGACGGCGTTGACGGCGCTCTTCGCCGGCGAGCCCGAGCATGCCGCGGCGGACGACGACGCAATGTCGGGGCGGTTCGCCCATTCGTCGGCCGAGGCGAGTTTCTCGTTCGCGCGAGGCTGCGACGAGAGGATCGCGCCCCGCGGGGGACAGCACGCCGGGGAGTCTTGGCAGCGACTTGCCCGACAGACGGCCGATCACGACCATGTCTGGGAAGCCGAGGACGCCGCCGGGGAAGCGGGGTTCGGCCCGCGGCTGAGAAGCGGCCTGCCGACGCTCGCGGCAGCGCGAATTGCCCAGCGTCATGGGGGATGA